In Anaerolineales bacterium, a genomic segment contains:
- a CDS encoding PPOX class F420-dependent oxidoreductase — MPTVTVTIPNEFLDLFQKRAFAHFATIMADGTPQITPVWVDYDAPYILVNSRMGRTKNANVLKRPAVALEISDPDNPYRYVMIRGTVIEIVTLTDTSHIDSLALRYIGLARYPWGAPDEVRQLFKIRPDHVVARVVVADPNNPLGH, encoded by the coding sequence GACTGTCACTATCCCTAACGAGTTTCTCGATCTGTTTCAAAAGCGGGCGTTTGCCCATTTCGCCACAATCATGGCGGACGGCACGCCGCAGATTACGCCTGTGTGGGTCGATTATGACGCGCCCTACATCTTGGTCAATTCGAGGATGGGGCGCACGAAAAATGCCAATGTCCTTAAGCGTCCAGCGGTGGCGTTGGAAATTAGCGATCCCGATAATCCCTATCGCTATGTGATGATTCGAGGGACAGTAATAGAGATCGTCACCCTCACGGACACAAGCCATATCGACTCGCTGGCGCTGCGTTATATTGGGCTTGCCCGCTACCCTTGGGGCGCTCCCGATGAGGTGCGGCAGTTGTTCAAAATTCGCCCGGATCATGTCGTTGCCCGTGTCGTCGTTGCCGATCCAAACAATCCCTTAGGGCATTGA